From the Micromonospora sediminicola genome, one window contains:
- a CDS encoding RecQ family ATP-dependent DNA helicase has protein sequence MSQDRTAVRERAEAVLRRLAGEHARLREDQWRAIEALVVDRRRVLCVQRTGWGKSAVYFVATALLRESGEHGPTVIVSPLLALMRNQVESAARAGIRARTINSANLDEWDQITAEIHAGAVDVLLISPERLNNPDFRDTVLPRLAATTGLLVVDEAHCVSDWGHDFRPDYRRLRTFLANLPERTPVLATTATANARVTRDVAEQLGDALVLRGTLDRESLRLGVLDLPSPAHRLAWLADHLDRLPGSGIVYTLTVAAATETAEFLRARGWSVASYTGQAEDADRRAAEQDLLDNKIKALVATSALGMGFDKPDLGFVVHLGAPPSPIAYYQQVGRAGRAVEHAEVLLLPGAEDAAIWRYFASLAFPPEEQVRTVLAALDTERPISTQALEPMVDLRRARLELMLKVLDVDGAVRRVRGGWLATGEPWVYDEARLRRVADARTAEQRAMREYASTSACRMRYLREGLDDTGAQDCGRCDNCAGPLFDAEVSTEALTAAQTFLGRPGVQIAPKKLWPTGLDAVGVPLKGRIPPAEQALPGRAVGRLSDLGWGGRLRGLVGPDAPDGPVPDDVATAVVEVLKAWAHGDDPWPRRPAGVVAVGSRTRPLLVGSLAERIASVGRLPLLGQVVPTGPGGPGGPRGNSAQRVRALHDAFRLPDELADALPGLDGPVLLVDDLVDSGWTMSMVARLLRRAGAPDVLPLALAVAG, from the coding sequence ATGAGCCAGGATCGGACGGCCGTTCGGGAACGTGCCGAGGCGGTGCTGAGGCGGCTGGCGGGTGAGCACGCCCGGCTGCGCGAGGACCAGTGGCGGGCGATCGAGGCGCTGGTCGTCGACCGGCGACGGGTGCTCTGCGTCCAGCGCACCGGCTGGGGCAAGTCGGCGGTCTACTTCGTCGCCACCGCGCTGCTGCGGGAGAGCGGCGAACACGGGCCGACGGTGATCGTGTCGCCGCTGCTGGCGTTGATGCGCAACCAGGTCGAGTCCGCCGCCCGGGCCGGCATCCGGGCCCGCACCATCAACTCGGCCAACCTCGACGAGTGGGACCAGATCACCGCCGAGATCCACGCCGGGGCGGTCGACGTGCTGCTGATCAGCCCCGAGCGGCTGAACAACCCGGACTTCCGCGACACCGTGCTGCCCAGGCTCGCCGCCACCACCGGCCTGCTGGTGGTGGACGAGGCGCACTGCGTCTCCGACTGGGGGCACGACTTCCGGCCCGACTACCGTCGGCTGCGCACGTTCCTGGCCAACCTGCCCGAGCGCACGCCCGTGCTCGCCACCACGGCCACCGCCAACGCCCGGGTCACCCGGGACGTGGCCGAGCAGCTCGGCGACGCGCTCGTGCTGCGCGGCACGCTCGACCGGGAGTCGCTGCGCCTCGGCGTGCTGGACCTGCCGAGCCCGGCCCACCGCCTCGCCTGGCTGGCCGACCACCTGGACCGGCTCCCCGGCTCGGGCATCGTCTACACGCTCACCGTGGCCGCCGCGACCGAGACGGCCGAGTTCCTCCGGGCCCGGGGGTGGTCGGTGGCCTCCTACACCGGGCAGGCCGAGGACGCCGACCGGCGCGCCGCCGAGCAGGACCTGCTCGACAACAAGATCAAGGCGTTGGTCGCCACCAGCGCGCTCGGCATGGGCTTCGACAAGCCCGACCTCGGCTTCGTGGTGCACCTCGGCGCGCCACCCTCGCCGATCGCCTACTACCAGCAGGTCGGGCGCGCCGGCCGGGCCGTCGAGCACGCCGAGGTGCTGCTCCTGCCCGGCGCCGAGGACGCGGCGATCTGGCGATACTTCGCCTCGCTGGCCTTCCCGCCCGAGGAGCAGGTCCGCACCGTGCTCGCCGCGCTGGACACCGAGCGGCCGATCTCCACCCAGGCGCTGGAGCCGATGGTCGACCTGCGCCGGGCCCGGCTGGAGCTGATGCTCAAGGTGCTCGACGTCGACGGCGCGGTCCGCCGGGTACGCGGCGGCTGGCTCGCCACCGGCGAGCCGTGGGTCTACGACGAGGCCCGGTTGCGGCGCGTCGCCGACGCGCGCACCGCCGAGCAGCGGGCCATGCGGGAGTACGCGTCCACCTCCGCCTGCCGCATGCGCTACCTGCGGGAAGGGCTCGACGACACCGGGGCGCAGGACTGCGGTCGCTGCGACAACTGCGCCGGGCCGCTGTTCGACGCCGAGGTCTCCACCGAGGCGCTCACCGCCGCGCAGACCTTCCTCGGCCGCCCCGGCGTCCAGATCGCGCCGAAGAAGCTCTGGCCGACCGGGCTGGACGCGGTCGGCGTACCCCTGAAGGGCCGGATCCCGCCGGCGGAGCAGGCGCTGCCCGGTCGGGCCGTGGGGCGCCTGTCCGACCTGGGGTGGGGCGGGCGGTTGCGGGGCCTCGTCGGGCCGGACGCGCCGGACGGCCCGGTGCCCGACGACGTGGCGACGGCTGTGGTCGAGGTGCTGAAGGCGTGGGCGCACGGCGACGATCCCTGGCCCCGCCGCCCGGCCGGCGTGGTCGCGGTCGGCTCCCGGACCCGGCCGCTGCTGGTCGGCTCGCTCGCCGAACGGATCGCCTCGGTCGGCCGGCTCCCGCTGCTCGGCCAGGTCGTCCCGACCGGTCCGGGCGGGCCCGGTGGGCCGCGCGGCAACAGCGCCCAGCGGGTACGCGCGCTGCACGACGCCTTCCGCCTGCCGGACGAGCTGGCCGACGCGCTGCCCGGGCTGGACGGGCCGGTGCTGCTCGTCGACGACCTGGTCGACTCGGGCTGGACGATGAGCATGGTGGCGCGCCTGCTCCGGCGCGCCGGCGCGCCGGACGTGCTGCCGCTGGCGCTCGCCGTCGCCGGCTGA
- a CDS encoding heavy-metal-associated domain-containing protein: protein MTEQRPVVQTYTVTGMTCEHCVRAVTEELSALPGVEEVRIDLAGGTATVTSASPLPVESVRAAVDEAGYEMVGGVA from the coding sequence ATGACCGAGCAGCGACCCGTCGTCCAGACGTACACCGTGACCGGGATGACCTGCGAACACTGCGTCCGGGCGGTGACCGAGGAGCTGTCCGCCCTGCCGGGCGTCGAGGAGGTCCGGATCGACCTCGCGGGCGGCACGGCAACGGTCACCAGCGCGTCCCCGCTGCCGGTGGAGTCCGTCCGCGCCGCTGTCGACGAGGCGGGTTACGAGATGGTCGGCGGCGTTGCCTGA
- a CDS encoding ABC transporter ATP-binding protein codes for MLATRGLTWRIGEVAIVDSVYLDLQPGEFLGVIGPNGAGKTSLFNLITGLRRPTEGKVLLDGADITALAPYQRARLGLGRTFQASSVFGSLTVRENVRLAVQAHRGGSMKLWRRAAADREVAAAADAALDRVGLHHRGAALAGTLAHGEKRKLEIALLLAGEPRVMLLDEPMAGVSAEDVPELVSVIKSLTGDSGRAVLMVEHHMDVILELADRIAVMHHGALLACDTPDTVMANATVQEAYLGEAL; via the coding sequence AGGTCGCCATCGTCGACTCCGTCTACCTCGATCTCCAGCCCGGGGAGTTCCTCGGCGTGATCGGGCCCAACGGCGCCGGCAAGACCTCCCTGTTCAACCTGATCACCGGCCTGCGCCGGCCCACCGAGGGGAAGGTCCTGCTGGACGGCGCGGACATCACCGCGCTGGCCCCGTACCAGCGGGCCCGGCTCGGGCTCGGGCGGACCTTCCAGGCCTCCTCGGTCTTCGGCTCGCTGACCGTCCGGGAGAACGTCCGGCTCGCCGTACAGGCGCACCGGGGTGGCTCGATGAAGCTGTGGCGGCGGGCGGCGGCCGACCGGGAGGTGGCCGCCGCCGCCGACGCGGCGCTCGACCGGGTCGGCCTGCACCACCGGGGCGCGGCCCTGGCCGGCACGCTCGCCCACGGCGAGAAGCGCAAGCTGGAGATCGCCCTGCTGCTCGCCGGGGAACCCCGGGTGATGTTGCTGGACGAGCCGATGGCCGGGGTGAGCGCCGAGGACGTGCCCGAGCTGGTCAGCGTGATCAAGTCGCTGACCGGGGACAGCGGCCGGGCGGTGCTCATGGTGGAACACCACATGGACGTGATCCTGGAACTGGCCGACCGGATCGCCGTGATGCACCACGGCGCGCTGCTGGCCTGCGACACCCCGGACACGGTGATGGCGAACGCCACCGTGCAGGAGGCGTACCTGGGGGAGGCGCTCTGA
- a CDS encoding SDR family NAD(P)-dependent oxidoreductase gives MTEQQRVAVVSGGGTGIGAAVARGLVEEGFDVLVVGRRGDVLDAAARRISEECGRAGAVRAVAADLTDPAQLAAVVDAVGGRTVDAVVNNAGGYLGGPTGTLDEVAAWWRANLDANVLTAVLLTEALRPALRRPGGRVVLLSSIAAQRGGGGPYSAAKAALHGWAYDLAAQLGPEQITVNVVSPGYVAETEFFGDRMTPEGHAKRVAATLVGRAGTPDDIAAAVRYLVGPSAGYVTGQVLGVNGGSVLGR, from the coding sequence GTGACGGAGCAGCAGCGGGTCGCCGTGGTCAGCGGGGGTGGGACCGGGATCGGGGCCGCCGTCGCGCGCGGGCTCGTCGAGGAGGGGTTCGACGTGCTCGTGGTGGGACGGCGGGGGGACGTGCTCGACGCCGCCGCCCGGCGGATCTCCGAGGAGTGCGGCCGGGCCGGCGCGGTGCGCGCGGTCGCCGCCGACCTGACCGATCCGGCCCAGCTCGCGGCCGTCGTCGACGCGGTCGGCGGGCGGACCGTGGACGCGGTGGTCAACAACGCCGGGGGCTATCTCGGCGGGCCGACCGGAACCCTCGACGAGGTGGCCGCCTGGTGGCGCGCGAACCTGGACGCCAACGTGCTCACCGCCGTCCTGCTGACCGAGGCGCTGCGGCCCGCCCTGCGTCGTCCCGGCGGCCGGGTGGTCCTGCTCAGCTCGATCGCCGCCCAGCGTGGCGGCGGCGGGCCGTACTCGGCGGCCAAGGCGGCGCTGCACGGCTGGGCGTACGACCTGGCCGCACAGCTCGGACCGGAACAGATCACGGTCAACGTGGTCAGCCCCGGCTACGTCGCGGAGACCGAGTTCTTCGGCGACCGGATGACGCCGGAGGGCCACGCCAAGCGGGTGGCCGCCACCCTCGTCGGCCGGGCCGGGACGCCAGACGACATCGCCGCCGCCGTGCGCTATCTCGTCGGTCCGTCGGCCGGCTACGTCACCGGTCAGGTCCTGGGCGTCAACGGCGGCTCCGTCCTCGGCCGCTGA
- a CDS encoding ABC transporter ATP-binding protein: protein MAAEPILSVEDLSVRIAGLHILQGVSFEVAPTGVTVLLGRNGVGKSTTLRAIVGLTPRNGEARGTVRMGAQSLLARPTHRLVRGGLGYVPEDRCVFAGLTVAENLRLAERRGTTPAYDKVFALFPELDRRGRQRAGSLSGGQQQMLAIGRVLLNDNRLLLVDEPTKGLAPKVVTEVAEVLERVAESVPVLLVEQNLAVVRRLASDAVVLSAGRVAWTGDARELLLETALTKSLLGVGSGEVHA from the coding sequence ATGGCGGCGGAACCGATCCTGTCGGTGGAGGACCTGTCCGTGCGGATCGCCGGGCTGCACATCCTCCAGGGCGTGTCGTTCGAGGTGGCCCCGACCGGCGTCACCGTGCTGCTCGGGCGCAACGGCGTCGGCAAGTCCACCACCCTGCGCGCGATCGTCGGGCTGACGCCGCGCAACGGCGAGGCCCGGGGCACGGTGCGGATGGGCGCGCAGAGCCTGCTCGCCCGCCCCACTCACCGGCTGGTCCGCGGCGGCCTCGGCTACGTGCCGGAGGACCGCTGCGTTTTCGCCGGGCTCACCGTCGCCGAGAACCTGCGGCTGGCCGAGCGGCGGGGCACCACCCCGGCGTACGACAAGGTCTTCGCGCTCTTCCCGGAGCTGGACCGGCGCGGACGGCAACGGGCCGGTTCGCTCTCCGGCGGGCAGCAGCAGATGCTCGCCATCGGCCGGGTGCTCCTCAACGACAACCGGCTGCTGCTGGTCGACGAGCCGACCAAGGGGTTGGCGCCGAAGGTGGTGACCGAGGTGGCCGAGGTGCTGGAACGGGTCGCGGAATCCGTGCCGGTGCTGCTGGTCGAGCAGAACCTGGCGGTGGTGCGGCGGCTGGCGTCCGACGCGGTGGTGCTCTCCGCCGGTCGGGTCGCCTGGACCGGCGACGCCCGCGAGCTGCTGCTGGAGACCGCGCTGACCAAGTCGCTGCTGGGCGTGGGGTCCGGGGAGGTGCACGCGTGA
- a CDS encoding branched-chain amino acid ABC transporter permease gives MTEVKSAEVPAPPATVPDELTPGHSRWHGLRPYLPLVALVVAAVLPYSTLNLPGIFEGPLNSPGTLQLLAICLVFGGLAAGYDLLFGRTGMLSFGHALYFAAGVYGTDVLITKAGLPLWQAALLTVVGGTTLAALLGAVALRTVGIAFAMVTLAFAQVGAILVARDFGGLTGGEEGLPLDVSGLPAALVGVTNTVNLYWLALAYLAIVVLVVHRVSGSPTGRVLAGLRDDERRIGVLGLDPYRFKLVAFTLAGGLATAGGVVYVLIVGGASPHITSSELTLSLLVMVVLGGPGTRWGPVLGGILYMYLDHRLTAFGSSDAVNSLPAFLSHPLSQPLFVLGTVFILAVYFFPGGLASLRSRLTPLVTALRPRR, from the coding sequence ATGACCGAGGTCAAGAGCGCGGAGGTGCCCGCGCCTCCGGCGACGGTGCCCGACGAGCTGACCCCCGGCCACTCGCGGTGGCACGGGCTGCGCCCGTACCTGCCGCTGGTCGCGCTGGTGGTGGCGGCGGTCCTGCCCTACTCGACGCTGAACCTGCCGGGGATCTTCGAGGGGCCGCTGAACTCGCCGGGCACGCTGCAACTGCTCGCCATCTGCCTGGTCTTCGGCGGCCTCGCGGCCGGCTACGACCTGCTGTTCGGGCGGACCGGGATGCTCTCCTTCGGGCACGCCCTCTACTTCGCCGCCGGTGTCTACGGCACCGACGTGCTGATCACCAAGGCCGGGCTGCCGCTGTGGCAGGCCGCGCTGCTGACCGTGGTCGGCGGCACCACGCTCGCCGCGCTGCTCGGCGCGGTGGCCCTGCGTACGGTGGGCATCGCGTTCGCCATGGTGACGCTCGCCTTCGCCCAGGTCGGGGCGATCCTGGTGGCCCGGGACTTCGGTGGCCTCACCGGCGGTGAGGAGGGGCTGCCGCTGGACGTGTCCGGGCTGCCGGCCGCGCTGGTCGGCGTCACCAACACGGTGAACCTCTACTGGCTGGCGCTGGCGTACCTGGCGATCGTGGTCCTCGTGGTGCACCGGGTCAGCGGATCGCCGACCGGCCGCGTCCTGGCCGGGCTGCGCGACGACGAGCGGCGGATCGGGGTGCTCGGGCTCGACCCGTACCGGTTCAAGCTGGTGGCGTTCACGCTGGCCGGCGGCCTGGCGACGGCCGGTGGCGTGGTCTACGTGCTGATCGTGGGTGGCGCCAGCCCGCACATCACCTCGTCGGAGCTGACGCTGTCGCTGCTGGTCATGGTGGTGCTCGGCGGCCCCGGCACCCGGTGGGGCCCGGTGCTGGGCGGCATCCTCTACATGTACCTGGACCACCGGCTCACCGCGTTCGGCAGCAGCGACGCGGTGAACAGCCTGCCCGCGTTCCTCAGCCACCCGCTGAGCCAGCCCCTGTTCGTCCTCGGCACGGTCTTCATCCTGGCGGTGTACTTCTTCCCCGGCGGCCTGGCCAGCCTGAGATCCCGCCTGACCCCCCTCGTCACCGCCCTCCGCCCCCGCCGCTGA
- a CDS encoding AfsR/SARP family transcriptional regulator — translation MSEALRFELLGPQRAWYADRPIDLGPAKQRAVLAVLLLAAGRPVPTGQIVEAVWPEEAPVNGPNVVQKHVAGLRRVLEPDRSPRTPARVLTLTDAGYLLRVAPETVDAVRFERGVQRARQAQSAGRAADALDEVTAALELWQGEPFTGFTGPWFDAARHRLVELRAVALETRTELELAAGRHGEVVGRLVELVAEFPVRERLRLQLMLALYRSGRQAEALAAYRDFAASLREDHGIEPGEALQTLHRRILRSDPTLLPTVAEPLDPPAVPLPPAGGPAATTAASAQPSASIAPPVQPAAPPGTDTAPTAGPGVTAASPPAQPAPPRPDAPATPLPGPATAPAGPVGPPVPPAHVPTPAAPHEHVPTPAAPHEHVPVPPVSVGHVESPPVPTGHVPTPSVPVGPPTAPAGVTPAPGGPGSVDPSSGPVSAVPVAYPQALFVSAGRPAETPPDRRSPGWVRATATLVGAAVTVLSVGILTWAVILAYALWRRSWRLALGALPYFLLVVSVFGLAVSSPVEEEPSDPMVIYFLFGLCVCWMLGTLHVVLLNPALWAALRGLFWTGPQRADEQRRLRREQARYLLHHYPSARRDLRIGRPDLLREFDDGGLVDVNAVPDTVFATLPGLTAEQRRQVAVDRWLRGPYGSLEELVVRCQLPPAATGALREVLLFLPPEPPPGPPVTPTSPGRNAG, via the coding sequence ATGTCAGAGGCGCTGCGCTTCGAGCTTCTCGGCCCGCAGCGGGCCTGGTACGCCGACCGTCCGATCGATCTCGGCCCGGCCAAGCAGCGGGCCGTGCTGGCCGTGCTGCTGCTCGCCGCCGGGCGTCCGGTCCCCACCGGGCAGATCGTCGAGGCGGTCTGGCCGGAGGAAGCGCCGGTGAACGGCCCGAACGTGGTGCAGAAGCACGTGGCCGGGCTGCGCCGGGTGCTGGAGCCGGACCGGTCGCCGCGCACACCCGCCCGGGTGCTCACCCTCACCGACGCCGGCTACCTGCTGCGGGTCGCGCCGGAGACGGTGGACGCGGTGCGCTTCGAGCGCGGCGTGCAGCGCGCCCGGCAGGCGCAGTCGGCGGGGCGCGCCGCGGACGCGCTGGACGAGGTGACCGCCGCGTTGGAGCTGTGGCAGGGCGAGCCGTTCACCGGGTTCACCGGCCCCTGGTTCGACGCGGCCCGGCACCGGCTGGTGGAGCTGCGGGCCGTCGCCCTGGAGACGCGTACCGAGCTGGAGCTGGCCGCGGGCCGGCACGGGGAGGTGGTCGGCCGGCTGGTCGAGCTGGTCGCCGAGTTCCCGGTCCGCGAGCGGCTGCGTCTCCAGCTCATGCTGGCGCTCTACCGCAGCGGCCGGCAGGCCGAGGCGCTGGCCGCCTACCGCGACTTCGCCGCGTCGCTGCGCGAGGACCACGGCATCGAGCCGGGGGAGGCGCTCCAGACGCTGCACCGGCGCATCCTGCGCTCCGACCCGACGCTGCTGCCGACCGTCGCCGAGCCCCTCGACCCGCCCGCGGTCCCGCTCCCGCCGGCCGGCGGCCCGGCCGCCACCACCGCGGCGTCCGCCCAGCCGAGTGCCTCCATCGCACCGCCCGTCCAGCCGGCCGCACCGCCGGGCACGGACACCGCGCCGACCGCCGGACCGGGCGTCACCGCCGCGTCGCCGCCGGCCCAACCGGCTCCACCCCGGCCCGACGCCCCCGCCACCCCGCTGCCCGGTCCGGCCACCGCGCCGGCCGGACCCGTCGGCCCGCCAGTGCCGCCCGCGCACGTGCCGACGCCAGCCGCGCCGCATGAGCACGTGCCGACGCCAGCCGCGCCGCACGAGCACGTGCCGGTGCCGCCCGTGTCGGTCGGGCACGTCGAGTCGCCACCCGTGCCGACCGGGCACGTGCCGACGCCGTCCGTACCCGTCGGGCCGCCGACCGCCCCGGCCGGCGTGACGCCGGCACCGGGCGGCCCCGGCTCCGTCGACCCGTCGTCGGGTCCGGTGTCCGCCGTGCCGGTCGCGTACCCGCAGGCGCTCTTCGTCTCCGCCGGGCGGCCGGCGGAGACGCCGCCGGACCGGCGCTCGCCGGGTTGGGTCCGGGCCACCGCGACGCTGGTGGGCGCCGCCGTCACCGTGCTGTCGGTCGGCATCCTGACCTGGGCGGTGATCCTGGCGTACGCGCTCTGGCGACGCAGTTGGCGTCTCGCGTTGGGCGCGCTGCCCTACTTCCTGCTCGTGGTGAGCGTGTTCGGCCTCGCGGTCAGCAGCCCGGTCGAGGAGGAACCGAGCGACCCGATGGTCATCTACTTCCTGTTCGGGCTCTGCGTCTGCTGGATGCTCGGCACCCTGCACGTGGTGCTGCTCAACCCGGCGTTGTGGGCGGCGCTGCGGGGCCTGTTCTGGACCGGGCCGCAGCGCGCCGACGAGCAGCGGCGGCTGCGTCGGGAACAGGCGCGGTACCTGCTGCACCACTACCCCTCCGCGCGGCGGGACCTGCGGATCGGCCGCCCCGACCTGCTGCGGGAGTTCGACGACGGTGGCCTGGTCGACGTCAACGCGGTGCCCGACACGGTCTTCGCGACGCTTCCCGGTCTCACCGCCGAGCAGCGCCGGCAGGTCGCCGTCGACCGGTGGCTGCGTGGGCCGTACGGGTCGCTGGAGGAGCTGGTCGTGCGCTGCCAGCTGCCCCCGGCCGCCACCGGGGCGCTACGCGAGGTGCTGCTCTTCCTGCCACCCGAGCCTCCGCCCGGGCCGCCCGTGACTCCGACGTCCCCTGGTAGAAATGCCGGATGA
- a CDS encoding branched-chain amino acid ABC transporter permease has protein sequence MNTVVLLTLTGLGLAALYFLVASGLSLVFGLADVLNFAHGLFLGVGAYATWWAAGNLPGAGSDGIGFVVAVAFGVLAGSLVAVLVELVLIRPLYSRTIEQVLVTVGLSLAGVALLQATWGADPRPFPRPDWSRDVTAVFGAQVPNAGLLLIVAAVVVLGALLAFLRYTRYGLIIRAGVENREMVTALGIDVRKAFTLVFAIGGAAAALAGALGGVYFGTVSPGQGGSLLIFAFIVVVIGGMGSVVGSAYAAVAVGLLQQFVNYYGTSGLGDLCVVGLLAVVLLLRPQGLAGKVAHA, from the coding sequence GTGAACACCGTTGTGCTGCTGACGCTGACCGGGCTGGGCCTGGCGGCGCTCTACTTCCTCGTCGCCTCCGGCCTGTCCCTGGTCTTCGGCCTCGCGGACGTGCTCAACTTCGCGCACGGGCTGTTCCTCGGCGTCGGCGCGTACGCGACCTGGTGGGCGGCGGGCAACCTGCCCGGCGCCGGGTCGGACGGAATCGGCTTCGTGGTGGCGGTCGCCTTCGGCGTGCTGGCCGGATCGCTGGTCGCGGTGCTGGTCGAGCTGGTGCTGATCCGGCCGCTCTACTCCCGCACCATCGAACAGGTGCTGGTCACCGTCGGCCTGTCGCTGGCCGGGGTGGCGCTGCTCCAGGCCACCTGGGGCGCGGACCCGCGCCCGTTCCCGCGCCCCGACTGGAGCCGGGACGTGACAGCGGTGTTCGGCGCCCAGGTGCCGAACGCCGGGCTGCTGCTGATCGTCGCCGCCGTGGTGGTGCTCGGCGCGCTGCTGGCGTTCCTGCGCTACACCCGGTACGGCCTGATCATCCGGGCCGGGGTGGAGAACCGGGAGATGGTGACCGCGCTCGGCATCGACGTCCGCAAGGCGTTCACCCTGGTCTTCGCGATCGGTGGGGCCGCCGCCGCGCTGGCCGGCGCGCTCGGCGGCGTCTACTTCGGCACCGTCTCGCCCGGGCAGGGCGGCTCGCTGCTGATCTTCGCCTTCATCGTGGTGGTGATCGGCGGAATGGGCTCGGTGGTCGGGTCCGCGTACGCGGCGGTCGCGGTGGGGCTGCTGCAACAGTTCGTCAACTACTACGGCACGTCCGGGCTGGGCGACCTGTGCGTGGTCGGTCTGCTCGCCGTGGTGCTGCTGCTGCGTCCGCAGGGCCTGGCCGGAAAGGTGGCTCACGCATGA
- a CDS encoding helix-turn-helix domain-containing protein, giving the protein MGSADVSPQMAFARFVRRAIDDAREERGWTVTDLATHTGVGRSTVFRWLAGDWQDYPELAKVRGFCAALDLPVAAAFRALGLPDAGPVPRRRGAEDGPVEADVRVILERLADPNVPAEEKHHIRDLLRYLARRPVRRAG; this is encoded by the coding sequence ATGGGTTCCGCAGACGTGTCACCGCAGATGGCCTTCGCGCGCTTCGTGCGACGGGCCATCGACGATGCCCGCGAGGAGCGCGGCTGGACGGTGACCGACCTCGCCACCCACACCGGCGTCGGCCGCTCGACCGTGTTCCGCTGGCTGGCCGGCGACTGGCAGGACTATCCCGAGCTGGCCAAGGTGCGCGGCTTCTGCGCCGCCCTCGACCTGCCGGTGGCCGCCGCGTTCCGCGCGCTGGGCCTGCCCGACGCCGGTCCGGTGCCCCGCCGCCGAGGCGCGGAGGACGGCCCGGTGGAGGCCGACGTCCGGGTGATCCTGGAGCGGCTGGCCGACCCGAACGTCCCGGCCGAGGAGAAGCACCACATCCGCGACCTGCTCCGCTACCTGGCCCGCCGGCCGGTCCGCCGGGCCGGCTGA